A part of Paenibacillus sp. IHBB 10380 genomic DNA contains:
- a CDS encoding fumarylacetoacetate hydrolase family protein, with protein MNSLIRNVYCVGRNYKLHALELGNDIPTEPMIFMKPTHAVVPCNGHVISLPKDQGEVHYEGEIVILIARDYEPGISVNELVDVMALGIDFTLRDVQGTIKQKGHPWTAAKGFKSSAPLSPYIAFPGTEEIANQDFTVFINKSEVQRGNTRDMIFSLQEIVDYIALHYGLGKGDLIFTGTPAGVGAVASGDEFELLWGDQQLGSCVVS; from the coding sequence ATGAATTCACTGATTCGTAACGTATACTGTGTCGGACGTAACTACAAGTTACATGCACTGGAACTAGGGAATGATATACCTACGGAACCCATGATATTCATGAAACCTACTCATGCTGTTGTTCCTTGTAATGGTCATGTGATTTCTCTTCCCAAAGATCAAGGCGAAGTACATTATGAAGGGGAGATTGTGATCCTAATTGCACGAGATTATGAGCCAGGAATCAGCGTAAATGAGCTGGTGGATGTGATGGCGTTAGGGATTGATTTTACATTACGTGATGTACAGGGTACGATCAAACAAAAGGGACATCCTTGGACAGCTGCCAAAGGGTTCAAATCTTCAGCACCGCTCTCTCCTTATATTGCTTTTCCTGGGACGGAGGAGATCGCAAATCAAGACTTTACCGTGTTCATAAATAAATCAGAAGTCCAACGAGGCAATACTCGTGATATGATATTCTCTTTGCAGGAAATTGTAGATTATATAGCACTGCATTATGGGCTAGGTAAAGGTGACTTGATCTTTACAGGTACTCCAGCTGGGGTTGGAGCTGTAGCTTCTGGAGACGAATTTGAACTATTATGGGGAGATCAGCAGCTAGGTAGCTGTGTTGTTAGTTAA
- a CDS encoding cold shock domain-containing protein: protein MKGTVKWFNAEKGYGFIQVEGGEDVFVHFSAIQGEGFRTLDEGQAVEFDTTEGSRGPQAANVNKL from the coding sequence TTGAAGGGTACAGTTAAATGGTTCAACGCGGAAAAAGGTTATGGATTCATTCAAGTAGAAGGCGGCGAGGATGTATTTGTTCATTTCTCAGCCATTCAAGGGGAAGGCTTTAGGACTTTAGATGAAGGTCAAGCGGTTGAATTTGATACAACTGAGGGTAGTCGTGGACCTCAAGCAGCTAACGTTAATAAATTATAA
- a CDS encoding DUF92 domain-containing protein — MLWIIGAICALFVSGGAYWKKSLTLSGALAATVMGTIYFAAGHLFWFGILLVFFVSSSALSKYKQSHKNELEQSYAKTGRRDAGQVLANGGLGMLLCLLNAIWPHPEWAYAYVGIMATVTADTWATEIGSLSRKLPRSVLNGRRLPAGTSGGVSLLGTMAAAIGGAMIGGFAWLFEVISGPLDRSLLIWLLVGIVAGLVGAFTDSILGASLQLMYKCRVCDKDVEVLHHCGQETVKIRGLSLMNNDAVNIWSSILGGCAALVIAILMDL; from the coding sequence ATGTTGTGGATCATCGGCGCTATTTGTGCACTTTTTGTTTCGGGGGGAGCTTACTGGAAGAAATCTCTCACTTTATCTGGCGCTTTAGCAGCCACGGTGATGGGGACGATTTATTTCGCAGCAGGTCATCTATTCTGGTTCGGTATACTTCTTGTATTTTTTGTTTCCTCATCAGCCTTGTCTAAATACAAGCAAAGTCATAAGAATGAATTAGAACAATCCTATGCCAAAACAGGTCGTCGCGATGCTGGACAGGTTCTAGCTAATGGGGGTCTTGGCATGTTGCTGTGTCTATTGAATGCCATTTGGCCCCATCCTGAATGGGCATATGCTTATGTAGGTATCATGGCAACTGTTACTGCGGATACTTGGGCTACAGAAATAGGTAGTTTAAGTCGTAAGCTTCCTCGTTCGGTTCTGAATGGAAGAAGGCTTCCTGCGGGTACGTCTGGTGGAGTATCACTCCTCGGCACGATGGCTGCTGCTATAGGCGGGGCTATGATTGGAGGATTTGCTTGGTTATTTGAAGTTATATCAGGCCCTTTAGATCGTTCACTTCTGATATGGTTACTTGTAGGGATTGTTGCGGGTTTAGTTGGGGCTTTCACAGATTCGATATTGGGTGCGTCATTACAGCTGATGTATAAGTGCCGTGTCTGTGATAAAGATGTTGAAGTGTTACACCATTGTGGGCAAGAAACAGTCAAGATTCGTGGCTTGAGTCTAATGAATAATGATGCAGTAAATATTTGGAGCTCCATTCTGGGCGGATGTGCAGCGCTAGTTATTGCTATACTGATGGATTTGTAA
- a CDS encoding nitroreductase family protein encodes MQFDQLREVIHSRRSVRNFTDQNVSLQDVKDMIDCARYAPSDTNSQTWEFIAIMNRSTIKEIEQITWEQLHRMAKIAEDNGLAREAKLLVKSFGPYATAFADAPVLIVCLATAYTSKFRDRIFDPIGFGNETIWNEEGIKSSSLAIQNMMLAAHAKGLATCPMTGPVLLAEKQLRDYLDIPNDRQLNMVIALGYPKVQPKAIARKEIDEILRIVE; translated from the coding sequence GTGCAGTTTGATCAATTAAGAGAAGTCATCCACTCACGCCGTAGTGTTCGGAATTTCACTGACCAGAATGTGTCTTTGCAGGATGTGAAAGATATGATCGATTGTGCGAGGTATGCACCTAGTGATACCAATTCCCAGACTTGGGAGTTCATCGCAATTATGAATCGATCCACAATCAAAGAAATTGAACAGATAACATGGGAGCAGCTCCATCGTATGGCTAAGATTGCCGAAGACAATGGCCTCGCACGCGAAGCCAAACTCTTAGTGAAATCGTTCGGTCCTTACGCCACAGCGTTTGCGGATGCACCTGTTCTGATTGTTTGTCTAGCTACCGCCTACACCTCGAAATTTCGCGACCGTATCTTTGACCCTATTGGATTCGGAAATGAGACCATTTGGAACGAAGAGGGAATCAAGAGCTCAAGCTTAGCGATACAAAACATGATGCTCGCTGCCCATGCAAAGGGTCTTGCAACCTGTCCTATGACGGGTCCTGTTCTACTCGCTGAGAAGCAACTCAGAGACTATCTAGATATTCCTAACGACCGACAACTTAACATGGTCATCGCATTAGGCTACCCCAAGGTGCAACCTAAAGCTATAGCCCGTAAAGAAATTGATGAAATATTACGAATTGTAGAATAA
- a CDS encoding YebC/PmpR family DNA-binding transcriptional regulator translates to MPKFKLFKDRKGKADQAKNNKFVKLGREIYVQARKGGPNPDANFGLKTAINNARQINMPVDNIERAIKKASGNGENVEYDEIYYEGYGPGGVAIMVKCLTDNRNRTAADVRSIFNKRGGNMGESGCVAYMFDQKGMLVIDREKFADLDEDTLMMQAIESGADDMVTNEDTFEVLTHPHEFESVKSAMEEAKFEFSSSEVSWIPQNTVDVEGENAEKLLKMMDAFEDNDDVQDVYTNFEISDEEMARLG, encoded by the coding sequence ATGCCAAAGTTTAAGTTGTTTAAAGATCGTAAGGGTAAGGCTGACCAAGCCAAGAACAATAAGTTTGTGAAGCTTGGCCGTGAAATTTATGTACAGGCACGTAAAGGTGGTCCGAATCCGGATGCCAATTTCGGTCTGAAGACAGCTATTAATAATGCTCGGCAGATCAATATGCCGGTGGATAACATTGAACGTGCAATTAAAAAAGCATCGGGCAATGGAGAAAATGTGGAGTACGATGAGATTTACTACGAGGGTTATGGTCCAGGTGGCGTAGCGATTATGGTTAAATGCTTAACCGATAATCGTAATCGTACCGCGGCGGATGTCAGATCCATTTTTAATAAGCGCGGGGGCAATATGGGTGAGTCTGGTTGTGTTGCCTATATGTTCGATCAGAAAGGGATGCTGGTTATTGATCGTGAGAAATTCGCGGATCTAGATGAAGATACCCTCATGATGCAGGCTATTGAGTCTGGTGCAGACGATATGGTGACGAATGAAGATACCTTCGAAGTATTGACACATCCACATGAGTTTGAATCTGTTAAGAGTGCGATGGAAGAAGCGAAATTTGAATTTAGTAGCTCTGAAGTAAGCTGGATTCCGCAGAATACGGTAGATGTTGAAGGTGAGAATGCAGAGAAGCTATTAAAGATGATGGATGCTTTCGAAGACAATGATGATGTGCAAGATGTATACACTAATTTTGAGATTAGTGATGAAGAAATGGCTAGACTTGGTTAA
- a CDS encoding LapA family protein: MKMQWSLIAGLLFALLTAIFAVINVNPVEVNLMFNVVHIPLIVLILGCTLIGGIIVGSYGIFRQYKLQKQVKRLTHQLAQAEIIPDFEITNLNKPKEAEPFVDPTDPTK; this comes from the coding sequence ATGAAGATGCAATGGTCGTTAATAGCTGGATTATTATTCGCATTGTTGACTGCTATTTTTGCAGTAATCAATGTAAATCCTGTTGAAGTGAATTTGATGTTTAACGTTGTACATATTCCACTTATCGTACTTATCTTGGGTTGTACACTTATTGGGGGTATTATTGTTGGTTCTTATGGAATATTCAGACAATATAAGCTCCAAAAACAAGTAAAGCGTCTAACGCATCAGCTTGCACAAGCTGAAATTATTCCTGATTTCGAAATCACTAATCTCAACAAACCTAAGGAGGCAGAACCTTTTGTCGATCCAACCGATCCAACCAAATGA
- a CDS encoding M42 family metallopeptidase: protein MQPIQPNEQYILTLLQKLLHTPSPTGFTNEVMKVVEDEAKSLGVPLTWNNKGGAILSVEGHNNSRTIALSAHVDTLGAMVRAIKPNGTLRLTIVGGFMMQSMENEYCIIHTRSGQTYTGTILSTHPSVHVYSDARDFKRTEEHMEVRIDELVDSNEDVKKLGISVGDFVSFDPRVVVTDSGYVKSRHLDDKASVAALFGLLESMNREGWKPQTNLKLLISNYEEVGHGASYIPDDIEEMIAVDMGCIGDDLSCKETDVSICAKDSSGPYDYNMTNRLIALAESQGIPYAVDIYPHYGSDASAALSGGNNIRAALIGPGVHASHAMERTHKQAVFNTAKLLAAYLRQT from the coding sequence ATCCAACCGATCCAACCAAATGAACAATATATTCTAACCTTGCTTCAGAAGCTTCTTCATACTCCAAGCCCAACCGGCTTTACAAACGAAGTTATGAAAGTTGTTGAGGATGAGGCGAAGTCCCTAGGTGTACCTCTGACGTGGAATAACAAGGGTGGTGCTATCCTAAGTGTCGAAGGACATAATAACAGCCGTACGATTGCCTTGAGTGCGCATGTGGATACATTAGGAGCTATGGTGCGGGCCATTAAACCCAATGGAACGCTCCGTCTTACGATAGTCGGTGGATTCATGATGCAATCGATGGAGAATGAATACTGTATCATCCACACACGCAGTGGCCAAACTTACACAGGAACTATTCTTAGTACACATCCATCAGTACATGTTTATAGTGATGCACGTGACTTCAAGCGCACAGAAGAGCATATGGAAGTCAGAATTGATGAACTTGTTGATTCTAATGAAGACGTTAAGAAGCTTGGCATTTCCGTGGGTGACTTCGTTTCATTTGATCCAAGAGTTGTCGTAACGGACAGTGGATATGTTAAATCACGTCACCTTGATGATAAGGCTAGTGTTGCGGCATTATTCGGCTTACTAGAATCCATGAACCGTGAAGGCTGGAAGCCTCAGACTAATCTGAAGCTCCTGATCTCAAACTACGAAGAGGTAGGACATGGTGCGTCCTATATTCCTGACGATATTGAGGAAATGATTGCTGTCGATATGGGATGTATCGGAGACGATCTAAGTTGTAAGGAAACCGATGTATCCATCTGTGCCAAGGATTCTTCTGGCCCTTACGATTATAATATGACTAATCGTCTAATCGCCCTAGCTGAATCCCAAGGAATTCCTTATGCTGTTGATATTTATCCCCATTATGGGTCTGATGCCTCCGCTGCCCTTAGTGGTGGAAACAATATCCGCGCTGCATTAATTGGTCCTGGCGTTCATGCATCACATGCCATGGAGCGAACTCATAAACAGGCTGTCTTCAACACAGCTAAACTATTAGCTGCATACCTACGACAAACCTAG
- a CDS encoding MFS transporter: protein MKVKRRLEYWKYSSILLFGIGISNLGSWIYFIALNLMVLDITKSPLAVSVLYILRPLACLFTNLWSGSLIDRLNKRNLMALLDILRAMLITLLPLFLFSSIWYTYILAILINMAGSMFGPTSMTYITQLIPPEQRPRFNSLNSLISSGAFLIGPAIAGVLFLIGSPVMAIYINALALFISGVITLLMPNLEKHRTNKNPEPESRISLALLKKDWNIVIQFYRQNVYVMAIIFLFGGVMVVMASAVDSLEASFATLVLHLTESEYGVLVSIAGAGIIVGAMINTLIVKKLMISLMIGIGSLGVCFGYMIYAFSSSFLIAAVGCFILAFFLAFVNTGFATFYQNNVPVDLMGRIGSLNDFIQAILIIITTMALGVATGFIPLQIVVITGVLVMLLLGITLCACVMQVSKTPYYRLRSPSTTSVQ, encoded by the coding sequence ATGAAAGTAAAACGCAGGTTAGAATATTGGAAATATTCTTCGATTTTATTGTTTGGCATAGGAATATCTAATTTAGGCTCATGGATTTATTTTATCGCGCTTAACTTAATGGTACTCGATATTACGAAGTCACCACTCGCTGTCTCGGTGCTTTATATTCTAAGGCCTTTGGCGTGCCTTTTCACGAATCTTTGGTCTGGCAGCCTCATAGACCGCTTGAATAAGCGAAATCTGATGGCCTTGCTCGATATACTTCGGGCTATGTTAATAACGCTGTTACCTTTGTTTTTGTTCTCTTCTATTTGGTACACATATATACTTGCCATTCTAATAAACATGGCCGGTTCCATGTTTGGACCCACATCTATGACCTACATAACACAACTGATTCCACCCGAGCAAAGACCACGGTTTAATTCGCTTAATAGCTTGATCAGTTCTGGGGCCTTTCTAATAGGTCCAGCTATCGCTGGAGTTCTATTTTTAATAGGTTCTCCTGTTATGGCAATCTACATTAATGCCTTAGCTTTATTTATTTCAGGAGTCATCACTTTGCTAATGCCGAACTTAGAGAAACATAGAACTAATAAGAATCCAGAACCAGAGTCAAGAATATCTTTGGCATTATTAAAAAAAGACTGGAACATTGTTATACAATTTTATCGACAAAACGTCTATGTTATGGCAATCATTTTTTTATTTGGAGGTGTAATGGTGGTCATGGCATCAGCAGTGGACTCACTTGAAGCTTCGTTTGCTACGCTGGTGCTACACTTGACTGAAAGTGAATATGGTGTTCTTGTCAGCATTGCGGGGGCAGGTATTATTGTCGGAGCTATGATTAACACCCTTATTGTTAAAAAACTCATGATATCGTTGATGATTGGGATCGGGTCATTAGGTGTCTGTTTTGGTTATATGATTTATGCTTTCTCAAGTTCATTTCTTATCGCAGCTGTTGGATGTTTTATACTAGCTTTTTTCCTTGCTTTCGTAAATACAGGTTTCGCTACATTTTATCAGAACAATGTCCCAGTTGATTTAATGGGCAGGATAGGTAGTCTAAATGATTTTATTCAAGCTATATTGATCATCATCACAACCATGGCGCTCGGAGTCGCTACGGGGTTTATTCCACTTCAAATTGTCGTAATCACAGGGGTTCTGGTGATGCTATTATTAGGAATTACATTATGTGCATGTGTAATGCAAGTATCGAAGACCCCATATTATCGATTGAGGTCCCCTTCAACAACTAGCGTCCAGTAA
- a CDS encoding tetraprenyl-beta-curcumene synthase family protein: MSRVYKHILPEVRKELDGWRKVAGEIPDLELRKQALDSLETKQFHCQGGAVYAAIELPERHTLIKLIVAYQTISDYLDNLCDRSTSMDPEDFRLLHQSMLDAINPDALPLHYYAFRQEQNDGGYLLKLVETCHSCIRLLPGYAIALPFIQDLVGLYTDLQVYKHIDPELREEALLNWWSIHRDRTPQLGWNEFAAATGSTVGVFMLFLSATDPHLDQATVATIHSSYFPHVCCLHIMLDYLIDQEEDRVGGDLNFCNYYKDSETLLDRIAFIVESAREDVANIPSPSFHRLIIEGLLAIYLSDPKVREQQEVRSISKRLMRKSPWTRLFFFMNSRWIRKHLYK; this comes from the coding sequence ATGAGTCGGGTATATAAGCATATATTACCAGAAGTACGCAAGGAACTAGACGGCTGGCGTAAAGTAGCTGGAGAGATCCCTGATCTAGAGCTTAGAAAGCAGGCACTCGATAGTCTTGAAACCAAACAGTTTCATTGTCAGGGTGGTGCAGTGTATGCTGCCATTGAGTTGCCAGAACGTCATACTTTAATAAAATTAATTGTGGCATATCAGACGATCAGTGATTATCTGGACAACCTTTGTGATCGTAGCACTTCTATGGATCCGGAAGATTTCCGGCTCCTACATCAGTCTATGCTTGATGCCATTAATCCCGATGCACTGCCATTGCATTATTACGCTTTTCGACAAGAACAGAACGATGGGGGTTACTTACTTAAATTAGTTGAGACTTGCCATAGCTGCATTCGGCTTCTCCCTGGTTATGCGATAGCGTTACCTTTTATACAGGATTTAGTAGGGCTATATACAGATTTGCAGGTATACAAGCATATAGATCCTGAACTTAGAGAAGAAGCCTTGCTGAATTGGTGGTCAATACACCGGGATCGAACGCCACAATTGGGATGGAATGAATTTGCCGCCGCCACGGGATCAACCGTAGGTGTGTTCATGCTTTTTCTATCTGCTACGGATCCTCATTTGGACCAAGCAACGGTAGCCACAATTCATTCTTCGTACTTTCCACATGTCTGTTGTTTACATATTATGTTGGATTACCTGATTGATCAGGAAGAAGATAGGGTGGGCGGCGATCTGAATTTTTGTAATTATTATAAAGACTCTGAAACCCTGCTGGATCGGATTGCGTTCATTGTTGAATCTGCTAGGGAGGATGTTGCCAATATCCCTTCACCTTCATTTCATCGCCTTATTATTGAAGGGTTACTGGCAATCTATTTATCTGATCCCAAAGTTAGAGAGCAACAAGAGGTTCGCTCCATTTCTAAGCGTTTGATGAGAAAGAGTCCATGGACTAGACTTTTCTT
- a CDS encoding ABC-F family ATP-binding cassette domain-containing protein: MNIMTVEHISKSYGEKVLFQDASFGMEDQDKVGIIGVNGTGKSTFLRIIAGLEKPDEGQISIGNTVRMRMLDQNPDFDPEMTVLQQVFQGNDPQMKVVRDYIQTMDLLELNPTDMTLVERMLELNQELDELQAWQLESEAKIILSKLGITQFDALMGSLSGGQRKRVGLANALIQPCELLILDEPTNHIDNDSVAWLEQYLQKRRGALLMITHDRYFLDRVANVMLELDYGRLFKYEANYSKFLELKEEREEREATTEHKRQNLLRSELAWVRRGPKARSTKQKARIDRYEKLKDQPGIQRAGAMDISVGSTRLGRKILEIDQLHYRLEDKVLIQDFSYIAVPEDRVGIVGPNGSGKSTLLNLIAGKLEPSGGESVLGSTVKVGYFTQEHQEMNEKLRVIEYIKEVAENIKTADGGTITAAQMLERFLFPPTLQWSPISKLSGGEKRRLYLLQVLMAAPNVLLLDEPTNDLDIQTLAVLEQYLDEFPGVVFTVSHDRYFLDRTVDKIVAFEGEGNLRVHVGSYSEYEEWMKRNVTKAPESDQVKPAPQQSPKAEIQVNPKVMESSAPQEKVKFSFKEQREYDSIDQMIEKSEQKIADITLKMEEAFNDSALLQELMQKQQEAQSELEHLMERWTYLNELAEKIEQAKS, translated from the coding sequence ATGAATATAATGACTGTTGAACATATAAGCAAAAGTTATGGAGAAAAGGTTCTTTTTCAAGATGCCTCTTTCGGTATGGAGGATCAGGACAAGGTAGGGATAATCGGGGTAAACGGAACAGGGAAATCAACCTTCCTACGTATTATTGCTGGGCTAGAAAAGCCAGATGAAGGGCAAATCTCGATTGGAAATACGGTACGGATGAGAATGTTGGACCAGAACCCTGATTTTGATCCTGAAATGACAGTACTTCAGCAAGTATTTCAAGGAAATGATCCACAAATGAAAGTTGTACGGGATTATATCCAGACGATGGATTTGCTTGAATTGAATCCAACAGATATGACGTTAGTTGAAAGAATGTTGGAGTTGAATCAAGAATTGGATGAATTGCAGGCTTGGCAGTTGGAAAGTGAAGCAAAGATTATCCTTTCTAAGCTTGGGATTACTCAATTTGATGCACTTATGGGGTCACTGTCAGGGGGACAGCGTAAGCGTGTTGGTTTGGCTAATGCACTTATTCAGCCGTGTGAGTTGCTTATTCTTGATGAGCCTACCAACCATATAGATAATGATTCAGTGGCTTGGCTGGAGCAGTATTTACAGAAACGTCGCGGAGCGTTACTCATGATTACCCATGATCGGTATTTCCTAGATCGTGTAGCCAATGTAATGTTGGAGCTGGATTACGGACGGTTATTTAAGTATGAAGCTAACTATTCTAAATTCCTTGAACTAAAAGAAGAGCGTGAAGAAAGAGAAGCTACGACAGAACACAAGCGTCAGAATCTATTGCGTTCAGAGCTGGCTTGGGTACGTCGTGGACCTAAGGCGAGATCAACGAAGCAGAAGGCACGGATTGATCGCTATGAGAAGCTGAAGGATCAACCAGGCATACAACGCGCGGGTGCCATGGATATATCGGTGGGTTCCACCCGTTTGGGACGTAAAATTCTAGAAATAGATCAATTGCACTATAGATTAGAGGATAAGGTTCTTATTCAGGATTTCAGTTATATCGCAGTCCCAGAAGATCGAGTGGGTATTGTCGGTCCTAATGGTAGTGGTAAATCTACATTATTAAATCTTATAGCTGGGAAGCTGGAGCCAAGTGGAGGAGAAAGTGTTCTAGGTTCTACGGTTAAAGTGGGATATTTCACTCAGGAACATCAAGAGATGAATGAGAAATTACGAGTGATCGAGTATATTAAGGAAGTAGCCGAAAATATAAAGACGGCTGATGGTGGAACGATTACTGCCGCTCAGATGTTAGAACGGTTCTTATTCCCACCCACACTTCAATGGTCACCGATCTCGAAGTTATCAGGTGGAGAGAAGCGGCGTTTATACTTACTTCAAGTCCTGATGGCAGCGCCAAATGTCCTTCTACTGGATGAGCCTACCAATGACTTGGACATTCAGACACTAGCCGTCCTAGAGCAATATTTAGATGAGTTCCCTGGCGTAGTCTTTACTGTATCTCATGACCGATATTTCTTGGATCGTACAGTGGATAAGATTGTTGCTTTTGAAGGGGAAGGAAATCTTAGAGTTCATGTAGGTTCCTATAGTGAATATGAGGAATGGATGAAACGTAATGTGACGAAAGCTCCAGAAAGTGATCAAGTGAAGCCAGCTCCTCAGCAGAGTCCCAAAGCTGAGATTCAAGTAAATCCTAAAGTGATGGAGTCATCTGCACCTCAGGAAAAGGTTAAATTCAGCTTCAAAGAGCAACGAGAGTACGATAGTATTGATCAAATGATTGAGAAAAGTGAACAGAAGATAGCAGATATTACGTTGAAGATGGAAGAAGCCTTTAATGATTCTGCACTTCTTCAAGAGTTAATGCAGAAGCAGCAAGAGGCACAATCGGAGCTTGAGCATTTGATGGAGCGTTGGACATATTTGAACGAGTTAGCAGAGAAGATCGAACAGGCTAAATCGTAA
- the pepF gene encoding oligoendopeptidase F: MDKIKKRSDVPVENQWNLQDMFANQAAWDQTYTEVQKKTKKTNDFQGTLDSVQAVKACFELEDELSYHVERLFVYAHMHHDEDTTNPTYQALTQKAKKLSVEVSEALSFITPEVLSLPDDKLDAFIADPALTDYKFTLQEMKREKAHILTKAEEALLAQVGNLSQAPQTIFGMLNNADMKFPKIKDENGKEVELTHGNYSQFLENPNREVRSRAFQAVYDTYGKQKNTIAATLSANVNKNIFYSRVRKYPSVLEMSLYSDNIEKEVYTNLIDTIHESLPLMHRYMKLRKKLLGVDELHMYDLFAPLVDEYKMDITYEEAKATVKEGLKPLGEDYLSALQDGYDKGWIDVYENEGKRTGAYSWGAYGTHPYVLLNHNENLNSMFTLAHEMGHALHSYYSDNNLKYRDAQYTIFLAEVASTTNEALLMDYLLKKSTDPKEKMYLLTYYADQFRTTVFRQTMFAEFEKIVHEHAEQGESLTPQALSDIYYDLNVKYYSKDMTVDKDISMEWARIPHFYNSFYVYKYATGFSAATSFSKQILEEGQPAVDRYLNFLKSGGSDYSINILTKAGVDMSSPQPIREAMSVFGDLITQMEQLTK, encoded by the coding sequence ATGGATAAAATTAAGAAACGCTCAGACGTACCTGTTGAGAATCAATGGAACCTACAAGATATGTTCGCTAATCAAGCAGCTTGGGATCAAACCTATACTGAAGTTCAGAAGAAGACTAAAAAGACTAATGATTTTCAAGGCACTTTAGATTCAGTTCAAGCCGTTAAAGCTTGTTTCGAGTTAGAAGATGAATTGTCTTATCATGTTGAACGTCTATTCGTGTATGCACACATGCATCATGATGAAGATACCACGAACCCTACATATCAAGCACTCACACAAAAAGCTAAGAAGTTAAGTGTTGAAGTAAGCGAAGCCCTATCTTTCATCACACCTGAAGTTCTATCTCTACCCGATGATAAACTTGACGCATTCATTGCTGATCCAGCCCTCACTGATTATAAATTTACATTACAAGAAATGAAACGTGAGAAAGCTCATATTCTAACTAAGGCTGAAGAGGCATTGCTGGCTCAGGTCGGCAACCTATCCCAAGCGCCTCAGACGATTTTTGGAATGCTTAATAATGCAGATATGAAATTCCCTAAAATTAAGGATGAGAATGGGAAGGAAGTTGAACTTACCCATGGTAACTATTCTCAGTTCCTAGAAAATCCTAATCGTGAAGTTCGCAGCCGTGCTTTCCAAGCGGTATATGATACTTATGGTAAGCAGAAGAACACCATTGCAGCCACTTTAAGTGCTAATGTGAACAAGAATATATTCTATTCTCGTGTACGTAAATATCCCTCTGTACTTGAGATGTCTCTCTATAGCGACAATATTGAGAAGGAAGTCTACACTAACCTTATTGATACGATACATGAGAGCTTACCTCTGATGCATCGCTACATGAAGCTTCGTAAAAAGCTACTCGGTGTCGATGAACTACACATGTATGATTTATTCGCCCCACTCGTAGATGAGTACAAGATGGATATCACTTACGAAGAAGCGAAAGCAACCGTGAAAGAAGGCTTGAAGCCACTTGGTGAAGACTATCTAAGTGCTCTACAAGATGGTTATGACAAAGGTTGGATTGATGTGTATGAGAATGAGGGTAAACGTACAGGAGCATATAGCTGGGGAGCTTACGGCACTCACCCTTATGTCCTTCTCAATCACAATGAAAACCTGAACAGTATGTTCACATTGGCGCATGAGATGGGTCACGCCCTGCATTCCTATTATTCAGACAACAACCTGAAATACCGTGATGCGCAATACACGATTTTCTTAGCAGAAGTTGCCTCTACAACCAATGAAGCACTACTCATGGATTACTTGCTCAAGAAATCAACGGATCCTAAAGAAAAAATGTACCTTCTCACTTATTATGCCGATCAGTTCCGCACAACCGTATTCCGTCAAACCATGTTTGCAGAATTCGAGAAAATTGTACACGAGCATGCTGAACAAGGTGAGTCTCTCACACCGCAAGCACTTTCAGACATTTACTATGATCTGAATGTAAAATATTATAGTAAGGATATGACCGTAGATAAAGACATCAGTATGGAATGGGCTCGTATTCCCCACTTCTATAACAGCTTCTACGTATACAAATATGCGACAGGCTTCTCAGCAGCAACAAGCTTTTCCAAACAGATTTTGGAGGAAGGACAGCCCGCAGTCGATCGCTATCTCAACTTCCTGAAGAGTGGCGGCAGCGACTACTCCATTAATATTTTGACAAAAGCAGGGGTCGACATGTCTTCACCACAGCCAATCCGTGAAGCAATGAGCGTATTCGGAGATTTAATTACACAAATGGAACAGTTGACTAAATAA